The Bacteroidales bacterium genomic sequence AAACTCAATAAATATAATTTCCTTGAGTTCGCTGGCAATTGCTATTGGAATGGTGGTTGATGATGCCATTGTTGTACTCGAAAATATTGCAAAACACATTGATCGTGGAAGTTCTCCCCGCGAAGCTGCAATATATGCTACCAATGAAGTTTGGCTGGCTGTAATTATTACAACATTAACAGTTGTTGCAGTTTTTTTCCCTTTAACCTTAATAAAAGGAATGACTGGAGCACTATTCCGTCAATTGGGATGGATTGTAACCATTACTGTAGTAACATCAACTATTACAGCAATAACGCTTACACCAATGCTTTCTTCAAAATTATTACGACTAAAAAAATGGAAAGAAAAAAGTGGTAATTTAACTTATAGTAATACCATTCTCCGATTTCTTGATGGTTTGGATAACTTCTATTCAAAAACACTAAAATGGGCATTACGTAGAAAAGCTTTAGTATTAATTAGTGCTTTTATAATATTTATTTCTTCATTAGTTCTTATTTTTTCTGGTGTTATTGGAACTGAATTTTTTCCGGCAACAGACGAAAGCCAGATTTATACCTTAATTGAATTACAAACAGGTACAAGAGTTGAAGAAACCTGTAAAGTGGCTGATAAGATTGCAGCTATTGTTAAAAAAAAATATCCTGAAGTAGAAATGATTTCAACATCTACCGGAACAGATGATGAAGAAGGATTCTTAGCAATATTCTCGGAAACCGGAACTCATGTTTCTAATATTCAATTGGCACTTTGTCCAATAAGTGACCGTGAAAGAGATGTTTGGGCTATTGCAGAAGACTTGAGGCAGGAAATTGCCCAAATTCCTGAAGTAATAAATTATTCAGTATCTACGCAGGGAGGAATGGGTGGATTAGGAGGAAACGACGTGTCTGTTGATATTTATGGATACGATATACAGGAAACTACAAACCTTGCAAATACCCTGAAAGAAAAATTTGAATCAATTCAAGGGGCACGTAATATTCAAATAACCCGTAAAACTGAAAAACCTGAATTACAAGTAATTTTAGACCAGGAAAAAATGTCTCAACACATGATCAATACGGCTTCGGTTTCCATGGCTATACGTAATCGTATCAAAGGTTTTACTTGTACCAGATTCAGGGAAGCTGGTGATGAATACAATGTAATTATCAGGTTCACAGAAGAATACCGTAATTCAATAAATGATGTTGAAAATATAACCATTATGAGCCCAATGGGACAAATGATAAAACTTAAAGAAATCGGGAAAATTCAGGAATACTGGTCCCCACCAAATATTGACCATAAACGAAAAGAACGGATAGTTTCAGTTACAGTTTCTCCATATCAAACTTCAGTAGGAGAATTAGCTCAATCAATAAAAAATGAAATAGCAACAATGGATATTCCACCCGAATATTTAGTAGAAGTTGGAGGTGCGTATGAAACACAAATGGAATCATTTGCGGATCTTGGTTTACTTATGATTATATCGCTTCTCTTAGTTTATATTGTTATGGCTGCTCAATTTGAATCTTTTAAAATGCCATTAATTATTATGTTTTCAATTCCATTTGCATTTTCCGGAGTATTTCTGGCACTATTTATTACAAACACTAAACTCAGTATCATTGCCGGCTTAGGTGCCGTAATGCTCATCGGAATTGTGGTGAAAAATGCAATAGTTTTGGTTGATTATATAAACTTAATGAGAGATAGAGGATATTCTCTTCATGAAGCAATAATACGTTCTGGTAGATCAAGGTTACGTCCGGTTTTAATGACTGCTCTTACAACCATTTTTGGATTATTTCCAATGACAGTTATTAAAGGTGAAGGATCCGAAATTTGGAGTCCAATGGGAATTTCTGTTATAGGTGGATTGATATTCTCTACCATGATAACTATGGTACTTATACCGGTTACATACAGTTGGTTTGCAGGTAAAGGTGAGCGTAACAAAAAGAAAAGTATAAGAAAAAAATACAAATTTATGAACAATATACTAAATCAATAATTAATTATTATTATAAAAACTATGAAAGCTGCATTTATAGTATATAATCAGGCTCATACCGAAAAAGTTGAGTATATGCTTGATAGATTAAATATAAGAGGATATTCTCAATGGATAAATATGAAAGGCAAAGGAAGTAACACAGGACAGCCACATATGGGAACTCATACCTGGCCAGAAATTAATTCAGCTACACTTACTATTATTGAAGATGACAAAGTTGACTTGTTACTACAAAGTGTAGAAAGTCTTAATAATATTAATACCGAAGTAGGTATTAGAGCTTTTGTGTGGAATATTGAAAAAAGTGTTTGATTAATGTCTATAAGAAATCTCATTCAATTGATGTACATTGTGTTATGAGATTTACCTTCGGTGAGAGCTTCGCAGTTCTCCTTTCAGTCAAAATGACAGCATAATGTTATGCTGAACTTGTTTCATGGGTGAGTTTTAAAAAAATTATTTTTTATCCAATTCTTCATAGACTGAATTTTTACTAATAAATTCAGTTACTATTTTTTTCATAAGTGCTACAACTTTAAAATTATCCTGCGATTTCATCAAACTAATTAAGTCTTTGATTTGATTTGAAATAGTATTAAAATCATATTCATGAATTTTAGCTATCATAATTTGTGAATGATATGTAGGTATTGTATTTTCTTTATCATTCAGTAATTCTTCATATAATTTTTCACCTGGTCGTAAACCTGTGAAATTTAACTGAATATCTTTTCCCAATGTTAAACCGGAAAGCTTGATCATTTTTTTTGCAAGGTCAACTATTTTTATTGATTTTCCCATATCAAAAATATAAATCTCACCCCCTCTGCCCATTGCACTTGCTTCAAGAACTAACTGGCATGCTTCAGGAATTGTCATAAAATATCTTGTAACATCAGGATGAGTAACAGTAACAGGCCCACCGTTTTCTATTTGCCTTTTAAATCTCGGTATAACCGAACCGTTTGAGCCTAATACATTACCAAATCGTGTTGTAATGAAATTTGTGGAACCTTGTTTGTTAATTGACTGGACATACATCTCGGCAAGTCTCTTTGATGCGCCCATAACATTTGTTGGATTTACAGCTTTATCAGTTGATACCATAACAAATGTTTTAACCTTATACTCTACAGATAAGTCAGAAATTATTTTAGTGCCAAGTACATTGGCTCTAATAGATTCGGTAGGATTATTTTCCATCATTGGAACATGCTTATATGCTGCTGCATGATATACTAGATCAGGTTTAAAAGTATTAAAGACATTTCTAACACGTACTTCGTTAGTAATATCACCAATAACAACATC encodes the following:
- a CDS encoding efflux RND transporter permease subunit, whose amino-acid sequence is MSIYSSSVRKPVTTIMIYLAVIVFGFYSLSHLPIDLYPEVEFPAITVITTYQGANAKDIETNITKPIEQTLYSVDNLKEITSKSIDNISVVILEFEWETNLDEAANDIRNSLSWVDNILPDDAESPVLFKFNSAMMPIQFFAITANESYTGLEKLVDERIINPLNRIEGIGSVGLGGIPHREIVIEVDPMKLEAYNFTLEQIGQIIQGENMNMPAGNIRMGQNDYALRVEGEFKESNEIKHIVVGNQNGQAIYLRDIARVKDTLKEMSLREIVNGKRAVQMYVMKQSGANTVEIAKKVNKELERLKENLPPDIEILSIFDTSEFINHSIKHLSRTLMWALFFVVMIVLFFLGRWRATFIVVLTIPIALIVSFVYLFVTGNSINIISLSSLAIAIGMVVDDAIVVLENIAKHIDRGSSPREAAIYATNEVWLAVIITTLTVVAVFFPLTLIKGMTGALFRQLGWIVTITVVTSTITAITLTPMLSSKLLRLKKWKEKSGNLTYSNTILRFLDGLDNFYSKTLKWALRRKALVLISAFIIFISSLVLIFSGVIGTEFFPATDESQIYTLIELQTGTRVEETCKVADKIAAIVKKKYPEVEMISTSTGTDDEEGFLAIFSETGTHVSNIQLALCPISDRERDVWAIAEDLRQEIAQIPEVINYSVSTQGGMGGLGGNDVSVDIYGYDIQETTNLANTLKEKFESIQGARNIQITRKTEKPELQVILDQEKMSQHMINTASVSMAIRNRIKGFTCTRFREAGDEYNVIIRFTEEYRNSINDVENITIMSPMGQMIKLKEIGKIQEYWSPPNIDHKRKERIVSVTVSPYQTSVGELAQSIKNEIATMDIPPEYLVEVGGAYETQMESFADLGLLMIISLLLVYIVMAAQFESFKMPLIIMFSIPFAFSGVFLALFITNTKLSIIAGLGAVMLIGIVVKNAIVLVDYINLMRDRGYSLHEAIIRSGRSRLRPVLMTALTTIFGLFPMTVIKGEGSEIWSPMGISVIGGLIFSTMITMVLIPVTYSWFAGKGERNKKKSIRKKYKFMNNILNQ